A segment of the Trifolium pratense cultivar HEN17-A07 linkage group LG7, ARS_RC_1.1, whole genome shotgun sequence genome:
TCAAgaacatatttttcaaatttttatcggtaTCAACGTGTCAGTATCCGTGTCATGTCCTCCTcaacttatgattacactaaattatgtcacatttccaaatttttatcggtgtcgacgtgtcagtgtccgtgtcgtgtccggtgtccgtgcttcataacTTACAACTTCCAACTAATCGGTGTTTGgtatatagtatatttttgctTAATTATGCTTTAGACCTCCCTATTAATGTGATTGTGCGATTTTGACCTCCTAATTTTTTAAgtgattttggaattttttttcaaatttttatatttgttttacgATTTTACATCATCTTTTTCTATGCCTTTGTGTTTGTTGTCCTTTCTCTCTTCCTCTACTTCTCGACTTTCATGCAATCAGGTTTTAAtgtagttttgattttttaaaatataaaaatttctaACCTTGAAATATAAATCATCTAAGATTAATCCAACGATCTCGATCACTTGATGACTGAGTGCAATCATCGGTGTTGACTTCACATAATTTGAATCCCTCATTTAACACCTTATGTTATCCTTCACTCTCATTCTATCACATTACCAACCTATTACATCCATCACACCATTCTTTTTATATCTATCTCTATGGGAGATGTATAGGTTGTCCACCAAACATTTATGGTGGTTAAATATTTAGCTTCATGTGATAATTCATTGAAATGAGTAAAGTAAGCAAATGTGTACTTAATATTTCAAGTAACAATTAGTTTAAAATAGTGACACCATGATTTTCTTGTGTCACAAGAACACTCATTGCAAAGTCTATGTTGAATCTTAAAGGTAAAAATCTAATTTTCGCGTGTCATAAGAACACATATTAAATGAGAGAAACTATAATTGCAAGAATTTAATGTGCAACCTTAATGCGTTGAATTCTTTTCGTCAAAATTGTAGTCACAGACCATAATTTCATCAAACTCATAATCATTCAAATATGGTATCAAGTGGTTTTAAAACCACTAAATCAATTAACGATTGGTCGGTACGATATATTATTGTTCGAaatgcttaatttttttttttaattatcacacaaaattcacaaacaaaATTGCAAAGTCCCAAATTCAAATCTAAAATATAGTGTGTTCTACGGACTAATGAAGGTAATTAGGGTaaggattaataattaattaagtagATAGAACAATAGTAAATACTACTAATTGGGgttgttggatttatttgacAGTTGAGGTTGAGGAACGAAGCGAaagagaaacaaacaaacatcaaAAACAACGAAACAAATCGAATTgaatgaaattataaataaaaaaagggtttttagggtttttcaAATTTCAGAGCGAAAATGTCTCTAACGAGCGTGAAAATTTCTGAAGAAGTTTGGTTAACATGCGCAACTCATGCATTTTCTACCGAAACCGAAGAAATTATGGGTCTTCTTCTTGGCGATATACAGGTATAATCTCAATTTCTTGATTTCTTGATTTCATTTTTTCCCCAATTTGTTTCACAATgttgaaaaattgaatttttgatTTAGCATTCGAAAAATGGGAGTGTGACTGCATTGATATGGGGTGCTTCTCCTCAAACAAGGTCTGATCGTAGAAAAGATCGTGTTGAAACTAACCCTGAACAGTTAGCTGCTGCTTCAGCTCTTGCTGATATATCCTTTTTTTCTTGTTAATTGTGTTATTGCATATCAGATAGAtctaaatttcatttttaattcaatttttgcatcGGACTTGTTTGTATAATCTGCTTAATTTCCAGCTTATtagcataagtgcttatgtataagctatttatataacaaaagatgaaatgaagttttttttcttctttgtataAGCtagttttcataagctatcttggagacCCTATAAAattaagctgaaaacaacttatgaacatcAGGGCATGTCATGTTATTCTTATCTATGTGTTTAATGCATTGGTTTAACTTGGCAACCCTTTGCACTTTTGATTATATGTTGTTCTTGGTgatatcttttatttgttttggtgTATTTGTTAGTGATATAAAGATTGCAAtagttgttttgtttgtgtCTTTAACTACATAGCACAGAATGACTGTTGCAACTGGAAGAACAACAAGGGTGATTGGTTGGTACCATTCACATCCTCATATTACTGTTCTGCCTTCGCATGTTGGTAAGTACTTTTGGGTGaaccattttttgttgttttgatcTTGTCTTTTGCTTATCATttgaatgttttattgtttaatttgttaGTGCTTCGAGTGGGGAATTGGGTTATAACGTGTTGGCATTTGTGAAATGGATGATGTTATGTGGTATTTTTTCTTATCTCTGATAGAGGATATTGTTAGCATGGACTTGAGAATGGTGAGGATTGGTGATAGGCGTTAGATcaaaatatagaagaaaatGGTGTTTATTGATAGCAAACTTTATTACATCCAAAGTACTTGCGAGACCGGATTTCTCCCACTCTAAATTTGTATCCAAAACCAATGCAAATCTGTCTAACCTTTCCTAGCTATTATTTAAATTCTATTATCTCACCCTCTCTAGCTAAGTTACTCAATGTTGTGAATCACGGACCACAGGGCTATAGAGCTGCAATAGCCACTATACACATTGAACTTACTTACTAACAAAGATGGCTACCTGTCATGTGTGGCTGATGCACATGTTATTTTCCATAAGGGTCGCACCGGAAAAGCAGCAGCTGGTTATGGCACAGCCGGAAAGTGTTTAAAACACGCACAAAGCAAATGTAACACActcaagaaggaaaagaaaaaaaatgtagagcAGTCCTAGGATTAACCACTACTGATACcatataattttatgtaattcTGTGTGTCTATGCTTAGATCACACAACTTGTATTTATAATGGTGTTACAATAAATGCATTGAATGTATAATGAATAAGCACCAATCCTAGGAAGTTGTAAACTCTAGGAATATTAACAATCAGTCCAGGAACTTGTAAAGTCTAGGAAAATATCTATGGATTTACTTAATTCTAACAGAAATTATATGAAGACTGCACATTTTCTATTATCTAtctattatactccctccgtcccgaattataagagaaaataaaaaaatcacacttattaagaaaaagtaaaatatgagaatttgaaatatgtttttgtgggttttccttggaataagttgcataggaagatgtaaaaacaatttttattggttgttgtttattgagaaaagggtagagaaagaaaattaaatgcaatttgcatttaattttatgagaataagggaaaaacattcttgaaaatgactttctcccttataatttgtgacaaaaaaaatgagcttttttctcttataatttgggacggaggaagtaagTGTTATTTCATTGAAACAAAGTATTTATGTCTGTGACTGATAGTAAGTATGGTGCTTAATCGTGTTACATGTGGCTACTTATTCACATGCACCTCAGATACCTCTCCACAAACCACAGAAGAATACTCTGGGTTCTTCTGTAACTTCTCTGAATGGCTCAACTTGAGCACATACCTCACACAGCATGAGCAACTATCATTTTCCTATATCTGCTATTTATACTTCACTTCTGTATCTAAGGTAGGATATAACATTTACTGATGTTAGACATAGAAAATGTATGAGGTTTTTGTGACATAGTTTTGGAGTTCTGATCATATGTGAATAGTAAATTACTCAGAGGCCTCCATGAATTAGATCTGAAAGGCTTTTTATCAGACTTCAAGTTTAATTTTGCAAGTATCTTCTCGCTATTCATATGGATGCATGTCCTCTAAAATTTTAGTGGCACCTCCTATCCCTCAAAAGTTTTGGATCTGTCTGCATACATGTAACACTGTAATAGCTTCTGACATTATGCTTGTTATAGAGTTGGAGTAGGAAGAGTATAGCAAAGATTTTTTCttccttcatttttttaaaaaaaaattcaaaacaacagtATATAATTAACATCTTCACTACTTTGTAGATGTGCGGACTCAGGCAATGTATCAACTTCTTGATTCTGGGTTTATTGGGTTGATTTTTTCTTGTTACAACGAAGATGCCAACAAGGTTGGTCTTGAACACATGATCATTGTGAGACGTCTTGTATTTTATATTCTCATCAAGTTTAACAACAAATAGCTTTGAACTGTATTCAGGTAGGAAGAATTCAAGTAATTGCTTTCCAGTCATCTGATGGGAAGCAGAATAACATGTCAAGACCCATACCTCTGTCTCCTGTAAATAAAAGCTCCATTATTCATATAGATGCATCACCAAGTTCCTCAGAGAATGTATCAACAAGATATGGTTACTTCAAGGAAGATAGCCCAGAGAAGGACACAGGCGATTCGAGAAGTACCGGTGCTAGTAAGGTATACTTATCTTTATATGAAATAGATTTAACACCCACTGTGTTGCATTTTGTGGTTGAAGAATAGTCAACAGTTTAAAAATGTAGATTACAGTCCAGCGCAGAATTACTGAACATGATGTAGCTTATAGATGCTGTAAGACCTGAATGTTTATTTTCAATCTAAATATTCTGAGTGAAAGTTCTTAAAGTTTAGTGTAATTCTTTCTTATTATACTGGCTTTTGTATGCTTCTTTTTGTTGATACGGTGAGGTTGATCTTGTGGAAATGAGTTCAGTCCCTTAAGGCTGTCCCACCAGTATAATTGTAATTGGTTGTTTCTGTCCAGGATAAAGATAATTTGTTTTGTGCGTGTGtgcgttttttattttttatattttaaattatgtaattaaaattataagtttttctaGGTTGGTGGAAGATCTTCAGAATTGGGGAATTTCTTTGCTAATGCCGATGCAAGCTATCTAGGGGGTGTAAAAGATGGAGAAAACTATAATCTCAACAATTCAGACACCACCATAGTTGATGATCCCATGGATATGTCAGAAAGTATGCAGGAAGCTATGCACCGTTCAAATTTGGACATGAGGTATAGAATATAGATATGTACTTGAACACTTTGTTGCTTATCAACCGACAATTTAGGCCTgttttttggatttggattcatCTTGTCCCCTTGCACATAAGGGAGCATAGTGGCTGTTGTTTCGTATCTAAATCTCAACCCAGGTGACTAGGTGATACAGGTCTCAATAGCTGCAATGTATTTGCTATTGGAGACAAATTAGGAAGAGTAACGGGAGGGCCCTGATATCCATTTTTATTGTAAACAATAATTGTCATATGTGTATGCACATAATCTTTAATGTGTCTTAAAAAAGCTTCCCTTGAATGCTCCTCATTATGATTCTGCTGCCTTTGCTTATGAAGCTTCCCTTAGCACAGTTCCATTGTTCCACCAAGTATTTATGACATGCCTATAATTAcaagatataatataaattttccattaagaaatataattgtGCTGGGAGACAGGTATTCTGTGGATGCTTCTCAACATATTTGTTagttaaattttgaatgataAATGGAAGTTATTACTATAGAAAAAACctgttaatataaaaataagaattgcATTTTTCTGTCTTCATTTTTTAATGATTGTTCACAGGTATACCATGTCTAATCTTTTTTGTGGCTGACAAGATAGTTTCTCAATTTTGGGTTTTAATAAATGACATATTTGGTGGCAGTGGTGCAGAGTATGTAAGAAAAGAAATTCCCCTTTATGTGACGCCATCCATGTCTCTTATCAACCTTGATACACCACTATCATCATACACGGATCTGCAACATGTACTATTTGAAGAGGAGCGGACTGCATATAATCAAGCCATCTTACAAAATACAAGGTGATATTTCATAAACTATATACACTTATTCTTGGtacatatatgaaattttattgaaacaCTCTGCGTACGATTGAAGCATTGAATTTATTGAGTTTGATATCATCCTTATTGAAGCGTTTCTAATTTCCTATGTCatttgtttgtaatttgtaGGGATGGGAAAGCGCATCCACTCGCTTTCATACACCACACTTCAACTTATCAGGCTTCCTTGTGCAAGTTGATTGAATATTGGTCAGAGCAAGATGCCCATTTGTTTTATCCCTTCtccttttctttgtttgttctTGTTCATTAAAGAATTACTACTTTTTGACACAGTTTAAGTCCTGCAATAAACGCACTTCAAGATCGACTGAGAGAGAATGAAATTCGGGTATATATCCACTTTTTTAAGTTGCATCATAATTGATTTTCCTTGACCATATTGTCAGTTTCTTAAAGGAGGTCTgattaatatttctttttaacaaaaatCCCTAATTTAGACTCAGAACAAACTTTGCTACCCTCTTCTATCATGTTGTATGTAACTTTAGATGTAATTGCTTCCTAAGCGTGCTCACAAGTTATTTGATGACCCAGCAATTTTGAGATTTCTTTGTCTACCAATGCTATTCAACATTCGTTCAATCATCTTCACTAATTGTTGCACTTATATTTTTGACTTACAGTTAGCAGTTCTGAATGAAGAAGCCAAGAGTCTGCAGGTGGAGGCGTCTACGTCTAGAGGGAGTGAAGCAAGTTTAGGATCTCCCCGTCAAGCTGCATCTCCTCGTCAAGTTGCATCTCCTATGCATCGAGGAAGTTCCTCTCCTGGTCAGAGAAACTCGCAGGGTTCAAGTGAATCTCTTGGTTCGAAGCGTGTAGCTAGTCCTGGTAGCCGGAGCAGAAGAGGATAGCAACATTGAATTCTCTTTGGATGTAGTGCTTCAAGCAACATGGCAATGAGGATTAGGGATTATTTTTCTAGAACTATACATAGAATGTACATGATTATGGTATTAGCCTCCGCAAAGTTTGCTagtttgaagatgatgatgctAATGAAATGTTTTGCTAGTTGGAGTCGATTTTGTGTACAATGGTGAATGTTTACTTGGTCATTTTATTCTTGGAAGAACAAATTGAAGTTATCAATGACATTCATTGTTGGTTTAGAGATATGTCAAATTTAAAGCTGGATTATGTGGGAGtttatcaaatcaaattgaCATGATAAATGAGTTtgcttcactttttttttttatcgaactcaggacctctAAAATATTATCCAAACCTCTCGGCCCTCACCACTAGTAGTTTGCTTCACTTTAAACTTTTGAATTAAATTGATTATCAATGTTTTCTTTGATTGcatcatattttttcaatataccAACAGAGGATAGTGAGGTACTACAAGGCCGGAGTTAAGGAAATTTTATCGATCGAAGCAATTtgaatttcacttttttaacAATAGTAGTAgctaaatattaaataagaataatattaatatttaagtttgatttatttccctatttttattttatttagttgaATAAATAATCTTTTCAACTTGTAGTCATAAAATCTGTACTAAATGATCATGAACAaggataatatttttttaaaaaattaataaaggaTTTCAAACAAACTAATCTGATCAAAGAATTGCTTCTTTGGATTtgcttaatattttttaaaactaaaacaattcaataaattttgttttgaatttttttctcaagTAATTCCGTGACTAGAATTTCACCAATATGTGAGAAAttctgaatttgaattttgactTATGCATATTACAATGTTCATTTGAATTTTATCTTAtgtcaaataaatcaatccatGAACACTCCTTTAGGATTAAAGATAAGAGAAAATAACCACTTTTTGGGTTATCATCATGTTGTAATTTATAAATACAAAGTTTTCATTGCCATGTAGGATTGATTAATCTCTGCTAATTCATCGGTTCAAATGTTAAGGGATTTGAATCATTTAAGTAAGTAGTTAGATGTTGAAGTGACACTCTTGCTTATGAAAAATTTAAGTTGGAGGGGTGGTTATCCCACCTCATGTGTCTGGTCCGAGAAACAAACTTACttatagataatttttttgctttttttttttggcaacgAGTATTTATTGTTTGAACATTAAAATATTGACACTgtgtaatatatatttatctctatctctcacatttttttttttttaatcttttgtaCCTTAtagatatttaaaaaatacacgttaaacacttttttttttggtacaacacGTTAAACACATTTTTATACATGTCTTCAATCACAATTTTATTATGCAGTTATTTATAGAGATAGGAGGTCTGGTGAGAACacttattttttggtaaattccactttattaatataagaaatgagaataattaatattaaccGTGAGATACTGAGATGGTGATTAAtgactttaataaaaaatgcacCCAGTGAACCTTAGTTACCTTATTTCTTCCCTTATTTTtaacacaaataatttttttctttattatttaaatattcatCTTTTAATATTCGTCTTCttcatgtaacaaaaaatatatatttaaatctaaaagaAAAACCATctaatgaagtttttttttcggatttaattgatatacaccgacgatgtaaaataattttacactgtcaatcaatatcaatcatgttttccgtcacatcaccccactccgccccactttcttgacatgacatggcaaaataatgtttgtttattggacgattgtgcaaaactattttacaccgtcgatgcatatcaattaaacttttttttataccataatatctcttataatataagcttgtatacacaagcaaaccctaaacctaatttgttttccctccacttttatcttgcaatttttatttaaaaataatacaattttgtcttgactagaaTTCGAACCCGGGACCCTTCAGTGCAAGGCAaaattttcaaccactatggcaagtatatcaattgtgattaaaattatgtgcaataattgataggCACCATCGATTTTAATATGAAAgatttcatacaacaattaaacaccatcaaattacattgcacagtttaaacaattaaaaactgataattataaatctagcaaatcatcaaaatgataattatttaatcaaatcagaaagaaaagattgagaaaataaatatgatgtccctttcaaaaaaatagttaatgtcgttcatataaaatatttattgatccctctttttagaaaatataattctCATcacagacacacacacacacatgaaggaaaaaaaaattcaaatcacTTTGTTGGTATTATTCTTGAGAGAAAGAACTTTGTTTTCATCCATTGAAGCATTGTCTTTTGAAACACAATCATCTAAGTATGTTGGCACCTCGAAATAACCTTCCTCAATCATCATCTGATTATGCTCTTTAACTTCGACCGTTGTTCGTTCCGGAACAAGAGCAACGGGTTCGTCCAATTGGCCCTCGAGTATCATCTTGTCTAAATATTCTAATAAGTTCTCCTCAAATCCTTTATCTTCATCCCATGTCCACCCTTTTAATTGACCAttgttatttgtgttttcattGATACGTTGTCTGCACGAAAATTGATCCATAATTAATTCTCTAGCTATCTTCAAATTTCTCTGCATTTACAAAAAGATATATGTTGTTACTATACtctgtatatatagttaaaaTTGGATCAAGTTATTCGCAACAAATTATCTAAAAAATAGATGAAGTTGTTGaaataaataggaaaataagatatatttatataaaaagtatCCAACCAAAAATTTATAAtcatctttataaaaaaaaaaaaaatgtataaccATCTAGTATTgaataaaaatctaaaagtAGAACAAGGAAAAGTCGAAAAAGCCCATAACTTGTAACTGTCAACAGCACACACTCTTTCTCtctgaaacaaacaaaacaaacagaGAGTTGTTCAGTAATATCAGAGACTTACGTCATATTTAGCAATTCCTCTTTACTCTTCCGATGGCTTCATGTTTGTCTaattccttcttcttctttattttccGATTATGATTATTAGTgcaatttctattttattataatttgaaaacaataagaatgattatttttttattttattttatttgaattgtatGTTCTGCATGCATTTGTAACCGTATACTTAATTGTTGTTAAGATGgattaatgttatatttggATGCATGTATTGGTTTGTTGGTTTAATCATGTTATATTTGTGTTATATTAAATTTGGATTATTGGATGAGTGCAAATTGATTATAAATTAACTAGATTTTCACTAAAACCGGTGACAAAAATTCAAGAGAAAATAGAAGATGCCCCGAGTGTAGtataattttacaccgacatCCAATGAGTATCTTGTATTTTGCCAGATCACAAAAGTATTTTAAGATTAATTGTATGGCATGACAGATTGATGGTTTCTTATTGGATGacagtgtaaattttacactgtATCGGACTGTCGGTGCATGTTCATTAAACTCAAAAAATTCACATGATTGGTCAAGCACATAGTAATCTCCAACCTAAACCCTAGGGACATTTATGGAGGTGTTTCAGAACCTGGTTAATTAATGGTTTATCATATAaatgcttatgtataagttgttttacgATTGAAGAAAATGAGGGGAAACATCGGATAAGCACTttaagctatatatatataagtttgggagcttatttgaaaataaactgaAAACAACCTTACGAATATATCATAGGCTATTCGAAGCGCTTACGCAAGTGTTTATTTCATTACATATTAGGTTCAGCAGCATAATGAGTTTCAACCTTGGTAACATTTAAAAGCAACtctttaatttccttttttCTACCTTTGAGAGTCATTATGTTGTCTTAAAATTGGTATTGTCTATGCAAATGGTTAAAGTATGAAGTTTGTTCTTAGACCTTTGAATGGTTATTTGTGTCATTAATTGTATCACAGGTAGCTTAGGGACACAACATGTTAAAGTATTGAACTTGCACTTTGGTCAAAAAAGAGTTTGGCTTTCAGAAAAGTTTGGTACTAGAAGTTGGACCAGTAGGAAGTCACAGAAGTACACTAGTTTGGTTACGTCACAGCAGACGGTTAGACCTTTAAACTTGTCCGATGGCCAATCGTCAGAGATCCTATGTAAGTTCTGTATACTTTGATATTCACAAATCATTTTATTGTATAAACTATAGAAATTTCATTGCTTTGTTACTCAATTTCTTTAAGCCTATTGAAAAGTTCCTACCATCCACGATTTCTAGTGCATTATTTATGACCTATTTAGGATTGCTGAAATGATCTGATGAGTTTTAACAACTACGTTGATGTGATACTATGTGTGCATGATAGTGTATGTGTGTGTATCCGTTCGTCTAGCTTCTAATGACATACCTCTTCTGATGATATAACAGCTTTTTCAAGGTCAGAAGATGCTTCTGAAGAGATTAAATCTTCCAGCTTGACAAGCCAACCCAATTTTAAAGAGGTTCGTGCATAGGAAATGTCATCATATATTCTTTTCTCAGTTGTCACCAGCAATCATCAATTCAggatataaaaaaacaaaaatcctaATTGACGATGGCATTATTATACAGTCTTCATCTATTAACTTGTTGGTTTGGCCTGATTTCTATTGAACCAGATCGGTGATTCTTgttctgaaattttaaaacatatattACTTCAATCTCTTTGCAGGTGGAATTCTTGCTCACTAACTTATGTGACACAGATTCAATTGCAGAGCTAGAATTAAAAGTAAGCTATCATGCTGAcctattaattttattttcttcataagcacaatattttttacattcTCTCTCATAAGGCCATTAATTAGCTACTCTTTTAATCCTTGCttctttttgttgtttcttcttCATTGCCATCTGCCCAACCTACAAATGATACCAGCTCGATGGTTTTCACCTGCGTGTAGTGAGGGATTTGACTGAAAAAACTAAAACCCTTCCTCCTCCTCCAACTCTTGCTCCTATAAGTACAAATGCAACTGCAGAAGCACCTAAACTAAATGGATCAGTTTCTATACCGACATCATTGGCCTTCTCGAAGCCAGAACCTTTTTCAGTGTCTATCCAGGCATTCCTGGACAAAGCTGCTGATGAAGGGTTGGTGATAATTCAATCTCCAAGGGTAAGAATCTAAAACAAATAGTATTTTACATTCCTTTCAATAATGTACTCTAAAACCGTAGAGCAGGTGGGTTTCTTCAGAAGATCTCGAACGATAAAGGGAAAACGTGGTCGTCCTTCATGTCAAGAGGTACACTTCAAGGCCTTTCGTTcgcatttttctttttcagacAGAAAACTGAAATCTTGTTATCTTAGTACCTTACACATTCACCCCTTATGAATGTGGAGAAATCTACAATTTCCAAAAATAGTTTTTGATAGTATCAATTTTTTGACAGATGCAAATAGTTAAGGAGGGGCAAGTGGTTTGTTACATTGAACAGCTTGGTGGGCAGCTGCCAATTGAGGTTTGTGTATTAAAAATGTCCCCCAGATATTCCAAATTTCCATCATCATACATACACCATTTACTATAGTTACTATTACAATGCTAATCGtagttttctttttccttcaaatttttttccagTCTGACGTGTCCGGGGAGGTCATCAAGATTCTAAGAGAGGATGGCGGTTAGTTAGTTacctcaatattttttttcccgtTCATCGTTTAAACCTGATGGAGAGTCTTGTGTTGAATATGTTCATCACTTTCTGTGTGTGTTTGTGTCGTCTTGACAGATCCTGTTGGTTATGGTGACGCACTTATAGCAGTATTGCCTTCATTTCCCGGAATAAAGAAGCTTCAATAGATTATCTGATACTTTGAGAACCAGTTATATGGTAGTCCAATAGATTATATCTCCTGCAGTATCTCGCTCATAAATTGAggcttttcttttttcaaaagaaaaggataAAATACCAACCTtgttttctcattct
Coding sequences within it:
- the LOC123898870 gene encoding uncharacterized protein LOC123898870, which encodes MSLTSVKISEEVWLTCATHAFSTETEEIMGLLLGDIQHSKNGSVTALIWGASPQTRSDRRKDRVETNPEQLAAASALADRMTVATGRTTRVIGWYHSHPHITVLPSHVDVRTQAMYQLLDSGFIGLIFSCYNEDANKVGRIQVIAFQSSDGKQNNMSRPIPLSPVNKSSIIHIDASPSSSENVSTRYGYFKEDSPEKDTGDSRSTGASKVGGRSSELGNFFANADASYLGGVKDGENYNLNNSDTTIVDDPMDMSESMQEAMHRSNLDMSGAEYVRKEIPLYVTPSMSLINLDTPLSSYTDLQHVLFEEERTAYNQAILQNTRDGKAHPLAFIHHTSTYQASLCKLIEYCLSPAINALQDRLRENEIRLAVLNEEAKSLQVEASTSRGSEASLGSPRQAASPRQVASPMHRGSSSPGQRNSQGSSESLGSKRVASPGSRSRRG
- the LOC123897751 gene encoding biotin carboxyl carrier protein of acetyl-CoA carboxylase isoform X2, which gives rise to MASCSLGTQHVKVLNLHFGQKRVWLSEKFGTRSWTSRKSQKYTSLVTSQQTVRPLNLSDGQSSEILSFSRSEDASEEIKSSSLTSQPNFKEVEFLLTNLCDTDSIAELELKLDGFHLRVVRDLTEKTKTLPPPPTLAPISTNATAEAPKLNGSVSIPTSLAFSKPEPFSVSIQAFLDKAADEGLVIIQSPRVGFFRRSRTIKGKRGRPSCQEMQIVKEGQVVCYIEQLGGQLPIESDVSGEVIKILREDGDPVGYGDALIAVLPSFPGIKKLQ
- the LOC123897751 gene encoding biotin carboxyl carrier protein of acetyl-CoA carboxylase isoform X1 translates to MVICVINCITGSLGTQHVKVLNLHFGQKRVWLSEKFGTRSWTSRKSQKYTSLVTSQQTVRPLNLSDGQSSEILSFSRSEDASEEIKSSSLTSQPNFKEVEFLLTNLCDTDSIAELELKLDGFHLRVVRDLTEKTKTLPPPPTLAPISTNATAEAPKLNGSVSIPTSLAFSKPEPFSVSIQAFLDKAADEGLVIIQSPRVGFFRRSRTIKGKRGRPSCQEMQIVKEGQVVCYIEQLGGQLPIESDVSGEVIKILREDGDPVGYGDALIAVLPSFPGIKKLQ